In the Sorghum bicolor cultivar BTx623 chromosome 4, Sorghum_bicolor_NCBIv3, whole genome shotgun sequence genome, TGCAGCACTTCATAGCAATTGTAGCATATGGTAAAAGGGGCACCATTGACAATTGGCTCACAAGTCTGTGCAGGTTTTTTACTCAGGGTGGCCCTCATGTGATTGCGTCGCATCATACCATTCATACCTCTTGAATTGTAGTTCTGTGCACCAAATACAACTGGGCCTTCTACAGGGTACAAGCTAGGATTGTTCATAAGATACGGTGCCCTGCGATGGTTGAAACCCAGTGGAGCTCCATGAACAGGTAAGAATTCACGATGGTAACAATGTAAACAAGAGCAAGCAGGCTGATGATAGAAGCCGTCATGGTGATAAGAGATCAGAGGGTCAGGATCATACTGTCCATGGAAATAATTATCAAAGTTTCTCCATGGATATGGAGCGGCTGGGTAGCTAGGAGCTCCCATGTGTGCAACCGATTCCCCGTATCCATGGAGATCTTGCTGTACAGGTACTGAAGGATAAGCAGGAGGAACAACAGGCGCCTGCCCATTCAAAGAAGGTGAGTGCTGAGAACCATTCCTTTGCAACTGAGGTGAACCATACCGCAATCGACTCAGACGCTCATGAGGATTGTAGGAGCTTGCAGGATCCACCATTCTATTTGCCGAAGCATTCACACTTGACTTGTCAGCAATCTCACAGGATCTCTGTACCTGGTCCCGCAACTCATCAAGCATCCGCAGAAGCTCAGTACGGTCTTTCTCAAGGCCACTAACTCTGGTGCTAGGACTATCTGAATTCCTGTCACTCAGATGGCCCTTCTCACCATTAGCAAATATGAATCCCGGTTTCATTTGACACTCAGATGGCCCTTCTACAGAGTAAGCATTAGAAGGGATGCTGTTAACCACAGGCCTTGGTGATCTGTCTCTTACCCTCACTGGCTGCTTGGCTTCTCCTTTCTCTTCATAACGAATGCGGCGGTATTTTGCCTCCCGAACTTCCCTGTTGTCATCTCTGATAGCAGGTTCAAGCTTCATGGTGCAGCTGGGTGCACAAGTAGTTTGGTTATCATCGAAACTGAATCCAGATTGGCTATGTGCAGCCGCCACCATTCTGTTGGGTACAAATCTCTCTTCTGACCTAGCTTCGATTGTATTGGTGTCTGCTTCTCGAACAGCACAACTAGCTTCAGATGCTGCTCCTTTCTTATCTGGTAAACTCTCAAGAACTTCAAGGTACTTCACATGCTCAGTGTCTGAAGAAGCATCAGATCCTGAGTTCTTCTTTGCTGCAAATTGTTAATAGGGAAAAAAGTGACCATGAGAACAGACATAACAGAAATATTCAGCTTTCATTGGAAATTACGGAACATTTACAAAGAACATGTCTTGAAAGCAAAGAACGAGTAATCGAGGATCCAAGAATTCGCAGAAACTTAAAACCACCTCGATAATAAACTTTGTCCATCAACACTGAATCCTAAGATCACATTTGTGCAACAGCAAAGACAGGAAAGCATCACCAAATAGTGGCAAATGCTGACAAAAAATTGAAGAGGGAATACAGAATTGAAAGTGAACTAGTTTAAATAGTTGGTTCCAATCATTTTCATATTATTTTAAAATGACTGGAGATTCTTTGAAACAAGAAATCAGACCAAAGAAATCCCTGTTGCCAGCCACAGCCATTTTCTGTGTCCAAAGAAGTATGTAGAAGTGACAATAGACTCTTGAGTCATAAAAGTGATACGATCCGCCGAATTCTAAACAAGGTAGCCTTCTTGTTCAAGACATTAAAAAATAATCAACAGAAACTTGTACCAAGGGGAATGTCCCACAAGATAACCTTTGTTATTTTTGGTAAGAAAAAGGGAGGCGGGGATGGGGATGGATGGAGGAGGACATATGAACTTTCCgtttaaaaaaaaagttgtcTACGAACTCCGGTTATGTGGGTTCTGAAATTTTGACGGCAGGCTGTTAAAACAAGGTTTGTCGCAAAATTACTGCAAAAAAGTGTTGCGTTCACCAAAGACggcagttttttttttactgTGTCGTAAATGCCAATATGCCATCGTACCAAGTGTGGCAGGATGGACGCCAAATCCGTTGCGAATACAACAAGGGAGTCCCAAAAGAAGGAAACGAGCATTCGACAAGAATGGGGAGCGAAAGAAAACAGGCACTAAAACAAGATTGCGTAAGGAAACCTGCGAAAGAAAAAAACGGAATCTTTCGGAACTCAGAAGAGGACGAAACGAGCTGGTCATATCCGCGTCCCAGGAAACCGGCCAACCCAGCAGCAGTCCCCACGAGCCcatttcgagaaaaaaaaaattaaccaTGTGTTTGTCGAGAAGGATCTCACATTGTGGCCGATGGAACTGATGATTAGCGTGGAATTAGATCGCTGATCTAATGGAACAAAAATGCAGGTGGGATGGGTAGAGCTCAGAAGAAAAAGGCACTAGGATGCCCCCAATAAGAACAGGAGAGAAGTAGGGGGCGGGAGTGATTGCAGACGAAAAAGGTGAGCACCAACCTTGTAGCGTGGCGCCGCAACCGCCGCAGACGTAGACGGAGTAATTGGGCAGCTCCGGCAGGAGCTTGTCGCACTTGGGGCACCGCACCACCCgtatctgctgctgctgcggcggccgcggaggaggcggcggcgggcgctgcgccgcggagccggagccggagccggagccgtcCTCCTCACCCTCCATGCACAATGCCGCCGGCCCCCTGAGGTCTGAGCTAAGCACGACGGAATCCCTCGCCCCGCCGCGAGTCGCTCACAGTCACAGCaccaaccgccgccgccgccgcgccggacgCATACAAGGCGGTGGGTGGAACCAAGGGAACGTGAAGCGGCCGCGCTCGGCGGGGAACGAACAGAGGAGCAATGCTCAAGAAGGGTGAGCACGGCAAGGAAGAGGCCGGAGAGCAAGATGCCAAGAGCGGGcggggaagaaaaaaaaaaaaggaggacGGGTGGAGAGGAAACCGAGAAAGGACCAGGTGCGCACAACCGCAAGGCGACGCAGAGACAGGAAGCGGGAGGGAGAAGAAGAGGCCGAGGAGGCGGGCGACCCGACCGTGATGAGGCGccgctttttctctcttttggcTCTCCTCCCGCGCGGGGGTGGGACGCCCAAATGCCCGGCTCAGGCGGTCAGGTCAGGCGGTGGCGAGCCACTCGGGCCAGCAGCAGCAAAGCTCCCTCCTTTCCTTTCCTTTGCTTTGCTTTGCGACTGGTAGACTGCCTCGGGTGGGTGCCGAGGCGAAGGCGATGGCCGATGGAGGAGGCCACACACAGCACAGGTGAGGAGGGGAGGGGGCAGAATAAAGAGCGGGGTACGCTAAAAATGCTTTGTTTAAGGAAAGCTGCAGTGCGTGGCTCTGCTGAACCACACGGTAGAGTACACCAGCCCCAGGTCAGGCTCTGATCAGACGCAACTCTCCGGTCTCCTCGCCTGCTGCCAGCTTGCGTAAAATGTTGACGATACATGGCTACAGCAGCATCTTTGCGTTCCTGTTGCTGGAAACGGGAAACCCCGCTCTCCTGGAATGGCAAAGTTGGATTTTGGACCCGCTGGTTTTTCTTTGGGGTTTGTACTATGCTATtggctaaggtcttgtttagttcccaacaaaaatttaaaaaaattcaaaattttccatcgcatcaaattttacggcatatgcacgaagcattaaatataaataaaaataaaaactaattgcacagtttgttgtaaatcgcgagacaaatcttttaagactagttactccatgattagacaatatttgtcaaataaaaacgaaaatgctacagtagcaaaatccaaaaagttttcgcaactaaacaaggcctaaaacttgaacttaaggccttgtttagatccaaattttttttggattttgacactgtagcactttcgtttttatttgacaaacattatcccatcatggagcaactaggcttaaaagattcatctcgtgatttacaggtaaactgtgcaattagttatcttttttatctatatttaatgcttcatacatgtgccgtaagattcgatgtgatggagaatcttataaagttttgggtttttgggggtatctaaacaaggcctaaatcatgTTATTGTCACTATCTATACATTTTAGGTCATATTTCATTCATTATTTACTAATAATTAGTTGGCTAATAACTCATATCTAATATTAgctagctaaggccttgtttagttcaaaaaatttttgggaaaacgatattatagcactttcgcttttatttaacaaacattgaccaattatggagtaactaggcttaaaagattcgtctcgggaTTTacggacaaactgtgcaattagtttttattttcatctatatttaatgctccatgcatgtggcgCAAGATACGATATGacaggaaattttgaaaagtttttggtttttgggatgaactaaacaaggcctaactaggAGTATTAGCTACTAATTCGCTgcagagtgtttggatgcacaACTAATGAAAAAATGCTACTAAGGTAACTACTAGCTGATGAGTATTAGCTACTAATTCGCTgcagagtgtttggatgcacaACTAATGAAAAAATGCTACTAAGGTAACTACTAGCTGATGTTATCTTATTTGGTCCAGCTAGTGATATAGTTATTATTTTAAGGTTCAGCTAACAATTAGCCATTTTATTAGATACACTTGTTTAGATCCAGAAGAGATAATTATTAGCATATAGTTATTGTCTACAAGGATTCAAACGGGGCCTAATCTCATCGATCACATTCAAATAGTCTTGTGCTCTTGGCTTTGGCACAAATTTTAAAAAGGTGGTTATGTTATGATTGGATCAATCCTAGCTACTTAGTGAATCAATTGGTTATGGGCTTATCGTCCAATTTTAGACTTTAACATCAGTCCCCATGACCCTTTGGTATCACTTTTATGGGTGAGATCAACAACCTAGTGGTCGACCCAATCTATTTTCACCCCTAACACATGATGTTGGTTATATTAGAACGTAACCTTGGAACTTTGAATAATCTATTCACTTGAGACTTAGGTACGCCCTAGAAGGAGGAGAGCTAAGCTCATTTTTTGTGTATAGAGAAGGAGCTGCAATTTGCGGCtcttccctcctcctcctcctcctcctcctccggatgAACACCTAGAGGAGAAGCCATGCCAAACAACTCATTATCAGTTACTATACATGTTTTTACCCACCTATCAATATTTTTTCTCTCTACATTTTGTTCATTACGCATTTAATCAAATCTTAGCTTAATTTATACTAGCTCTGATTGCAGCCCATGTGTCTCCTAACATAATCATTCAGTCTTTGGCTTCCAAGTTTTAAACTTACTATAATTGCTACAAAAAAATGTCTGCATGTTAGGTTCAAAATTTTGTTCTTGTTGCAACTTCTTATTTAGAGCTCTGACTTTGTATTTTAATAAAAGTATATGTTTTATGTTTTATAGTAGTCATAATTACTATGAGGACATAATTGATCATTTAAGTTTGCACCACAACATTTCAAGATCCACTGTTTAAATATTTAGTTTTCTTTTAtcaaaaaacatatatatatatatatatagtatcttttattaaaaaaatagagTTTTTACAATTGTACTATTAGGAGATATATTAATGTCTCAATATGTAtagattttttatctaaagtagCAACTTACATAGATTATTGTAATAAATACTAATATAATTTTAGATAAACGGTTACTATCATTGATATATGAGTTGTTATAGATTTTTCCCATGATTGTTGAAATTTCAATTATAGTTttttcatgcatgcatgtataattgatttGCATAAACAAAACCAGAATTTAAAGGATTTCTCTAGCCAATTCCATAGGATCATCGTTTGCTTGGAAAGTTTAAAATACACTTGCGTGCTACGTTCAAAATAATATGTACACTTGTTTATTGtttcaagcatataactatgagaaAGAAAACAATTAGATCAGCAACACATCAGAACATCTTCTTTTGCATTGTGAAAGTTACTAGTACTAAGTTTTCTTATAAACCTTGCCAAAAATCGGCCTTACCAAGTACCATCCTCTATCCTAAATTATAGTTCATTTAGCTTTTCTAGTTACCTAGTTTTTGTTACACACATAGATATAAAGTATAGCTAGATACATAACAAAAGTTGTATATCTAAAAAAGCCAAAACAGCCTACAAATTCgaatagagggagtatttaTGAGTAAAATAATATCCATGTGTTTTATCAAAGGTTGGGAGAAATGAAATGGATGGGAGTAAGGAAGGCAATTGCTTTATTTTATTTATGAAACACATTACAAACACATATATTAATCAATGGGTACATCACTTGAACAACGTCTTTAAATTCctaaataaatctagaaaaatacAAAGCACCAACATCAAGTCATCTAGAACTTGAATCAGGTGGACAGGTTATACCATGAGAAAACTAACCAACCGAGTTATGCTTAGCTCACTTGTTTGAATTACTTATACTAACAATATAATAACAATTACTAGCCACTAAAAAATAACATCCAAACAAGCAAACTAATAGGGTGGAGTTATTTTTAATTTGGATCCTAACCAACTAGTCTATCAAGTAGTCAATCCAACTAATTAGACTAAAAGGTATCCATAAAACTATTAGCTAGGGATTCTAACATACCATAGCTAGTTTTTATCTAAAAAAGTTAGCTAACTATTGCCTTCATTCTCTTTTATAAGGCGTAATTAGACATTACACGGGCTTGTAAATTATATTTTGACCATTTAtacattttattttatattttatacatATAAGCTCATGATAATCGGGTAGTACATTTAATTACAAATCTAACCGTATCTAGTAATATTAtaataaaattaaaatttattggctAAACTATTGGTCAAAGTTTATAAAATTTTGAATCTTGATATGCATGTGTACCTTGGGTCAGTCTTAGTGGGGTAATCATGTCCCTATTTTCAAGATTTCAAGTTGTTGAAAATAGTGTAATCAAGTTTCATCCCATGAAACATCCCATAAAAGTttttatcatctctcttcattTATACTATACCATATCAACCTATTTAGTGTTCTATCCATCCACAAATGATAGGCAAATTAGACTAGAGGAAAAGTCAAATTATGCAAAGTTTGACAAACAATTAGGCCTTGTTGTtcgcaattttttttggttcgactactatagcattttggtttatatttggtaattattgtctaaccatggactaactaagctcaaaagatttatctcacaaattacaggcaaactgtacaattagttattttttatctatatttaatgctcta is a window encoding:
- the LOC110434423 gene encoding uncharacterized protein LOC110434423 isoform X2; the protein is MAVAGNRDFFAKKNSGSDASSDTEHVKYLEVLESLPDKKGAASEASCAVREADTNTIEARSEERFVPNRMVAAAHSQSGFSFDDNQTTCAPSCTMKLEPAIRDDNREVREAKYRRIRYEEKGEAKQPVRVRDRSPRPVVNSIPSNAYSVEGPSECQMKPGFIFANGEKGHLSDRNSDSPSTRVSGLEKDRTELLRMLDELRDQVQRSCEIADKSSVNASANRMVDPASSYNPHERLSRLRYGSPQLQRNGSQHSPSLNGQAPVVPPAYPSVPVQQDLHGYGESVAHMGAPSYPAAPYPWRNFDNYFHGQYDPDPLISYHHDGFYHQPACSCLHCYHREFLPVHGAPLGFNHRRAPYLMNNPSLYPVEGPVVFGAQNYNSRGMNGMMRRNHMRATLSKKPAQTCEPIVNGAPFTICYNCYEVLQLPKNSLLLGKDEYKLRCGSCSHAIVVRLDGSRLDVSAPTPVSHLSPGSKNFSNNGQGSNGQNADGRLLPSYSFSVGSHCSQEKDLPSNSSEADKMQCISSSASISDDDNSPDRSNSQKNSCGSRDLPPDAEVVIRVPSLPLRDHFGYSPSERVVDGSGKGSRSTRSEHEKGVLTESFKPNKVKDVPVASVLDPSDDEYDDPEYGQDPGDGAQYVDHPRATKSGDSFFSSLIKKSFKINGGMGNGRAKVFINGYPISDRAVRKAEKIAGPIYPGEYWYDYRAGFWGVMGQPCLGMIPPYIAEFNYPMPKNCAGGNTGVFINGRELHQKDLDLLVGRGLPDSPDRSYRVEISGKVSDEVSGEELYCLGKLAPTVEKMKRGFGMRVPRIIQ
- the LOC110434423 gene encoding uncharacterized protein LOC110434423 isoform X1, with translation MEGEEDGSGSGSGSAAQRPPPPPPRPPQQQQIRVVRCPKCDKLLPELPNYSVYVCGGCGATLQAKKNSGSDASSDTEHVKYLEVLESLPDKKGAASEASCAVREADTNTIEARSEERFVPNRMVAAAHSQSGFSFDDNQTTCAPSCTMKLEPAIRDDNREVREAKYRRIRYEEKGEAKQPVRVRDRSPRPVVNSIPSNAYSVEGPSECQMKPGFIFANGEKGHLSDRNSDSPSTRVSGLEKDRTELLRMLDELRDQVQRSCEIADKSSVNASANRMVDPASSYNPHERLSRLRYGSPQLQRNGSQHSPSLNGQAPVVPPAYPSVPVQQDLHGYGESVAHMGAPSYPAAPYPWRNFDNYFHGQYDPDPLISYHHDGFYHQPACSCLHCYHREFLPVHGAPLGFNHRRAPYLMNNPSLYPVEGPVVFGAQNYNSRGMNGMMRRNHMRATLSKKPAQTCEPIVNGAPFTICYNCYEVLQLPKNSLLLGKDEYKLRCGSCSHAIVVRLDGSRLDVSAPTPVSHLSPGSKNFSNNGQGSNGQNADGRLLPSYSFSVGSHCSQEKDLPSNSSEADKMQCISSSASISDDDNSPDRSNSQKNSCGSRDLPPDAEVVIRVPSLPLRDHFGYSPSERVVDGSGKGSRSTRSEHEKGVLTESFKPNKVKDVPVASVLDPSDDEYDDPEYGQDPGDGAQYVDHPRATKSGDSFFSSLIKKSFKINGGMGNGRAKVFINGYPISDRAVRKAEKIAGPIYPGEYWYDYRAGFWGVMGQPCLGMIPPYIAEFNYPMPKNCAGGNTGVFINGRELHQKDLDLLVGRGLPDSPDRSYRVEISGKVSDEVSGEELYCLGKLAPTVEKMKRGFGMRVPRIIQ